The Cellulomonas flavigena DSM 20109 DNA segment AGGACGACGAGGGTGCCCTCGAGCGGCGACCCGGGGCCCGTGGGCGCAGGTGCGCCGCGTGCGTCGGTGGCGGCGCCGCAGCCGCCGAGAGCGAGGGCGCCTGCGAGGCACCCGACGAGCGCGGCGAGGCGGGCCCGGGCGGTACCCGTCGCGCGTGGCGTCACGCGTGCTCCACGTGCTCGACGGCGACGTCGGTCGCCTTCACCGACGCGACGGCGACGACGCCGGGCTCGAGGCCGAGCTCGTCGGCCGCCTCGCGGCTCACGAGGGACACGATCCGGTACGGCCCGGCCTGCATCTCGACCTGCGCCATGACTGTGTCGCGCACGACGCGAGTGACGATGCCGCGCAGCCGGTTGCGCGTCGAGCGGTGCGCGCCGCCCGGTGCGGGTTCGGTGCTGAGCTCCTGCGCGAGGCCGGCGAGGGAGACGCCGTCGACCTCGTGGTACCGGCCGGACGTGTCCCGCGCCGCGGCCAGCCGTCCCTGCTCGATCCAGCGACGCACGGTGTCGTCGCTGACGCCCAGCAGGGCCGCCGCCTCGGGCACGCGGTAGGTGGGCACGCGTCGATCGTAGCGACAGGGCCGCAGATTCGGCGAAGAAGAGCCGATCCAGCCGCACCTGCGGTCGAGAGCGCGCTCGTCCCGACCTCTAGGCTGGCACCGTGACGACCGACGACTCGCGACTGCACGCCCCGGCCCGGCGGGTCGCCGCCGCTCACGTCACCACCGACCCCGTCGACGTCGACGCGCTCGCGCGCGCGGTCGCGGACGACGCCGCCGGCGCGGTCGTCACCTTCGCGGGCGTCGTGCGGGACCACGACCGCGGCCGGGCTGTGACGGCGCTCGAGTATGTCGCCCACCCCGACGCGTCGGACGTCGTCGCGCGCGTCGTCGCGGACGTCGTCGCGGCGCACCCCGTCGACGCGGTCGCCTGCGTCCACCGCGTCGGCGCGCTGGCCGTGGGGGACTGCGCGCTCGGCGTCGCGGTCGCGGCCGCCCACCGGCACGAGGCGTTCGCGGTCGCGGCGCTGCTCGTCGACGCCGTCAAGGAGCACCTGCCCGTGTGGAAGCGCCAGGACCTGGCCGCCGGCGGCCACGAGTGGGTCAACAGCGCCTGACCGGTCAGCCCCCGGCGAAGGGCGGCAGCACGTCGACACGACCGGGCTCGCCCAGCGCCGCCGTACGGTCGCGGTGCAGCACGCCGTCGACGAGGAGCGCGCAGCGCGCCGCGACGTCGGCCAGCCCGGCACCGTGCCGCGCGCCGAGTGCGTCGAGCAGCTCGCCCACCGTGGTGCCGGGAACCAGATGCACCTGCTCGGTGTCGCACCCCGCGGCCTCGGCCGCGGCCGCGAAGTAGCGGACCTCGACGGTCACCGCACCCGCCGTCGTCCCGTCCGTCGTCGTCACCCTCACCCTCCGATCGCGCTCATCGTCCGTGCCGGCTGCAGGAACGCCGGGTCGTCGATCCCGTGCCCGGCGGCCTTGCCCCACATCGCCGTGCGCCACGCGCCCGCGATCGCAGCGTCGTCCGCCCCGGCGCGCAGCAGTCCGCGCAGGTCGTCCTCCTCGCGCGCGAACAGGCACGAGCGCACCTGCCCGTCCGCCGTCAGACGTGTACGGTCGCACGCGCCGCAGAACGGGCGTGTGACCGAGCCGATGACGCCGACCGTCGCACCGGGGTACCCGCGCACGTGCCACGTCTCGGCCGGCGCGGCACCGCGCGCCCCGTCCGGCTCGGCCTCGAGGTCGAACGCGGCGGCGAGCGCGTCGAGGATCTCGCGGGCCGTCACCAGGTCGTCACGCTTCCAGGACCCGTGCGGCCCGAGCGGCATCTGCTCGATGAACCGCAGGTGGTAGCCGTGCGTGAGCGACCACCGCAGCAGCGGTACGGCCTCGTCGTCGTTGACGCCGCGCACGAGCACGGCGTTCACCTTCACGGGCGCGAGGCCCGTGGCCGACGCGGCCGCCAGCCCGGCGAGCACGTCGGCGAGCCGGTCACGCCGAGTGATCGTTGCGAAGCGCACGGGGTCCAGGGAGTCGAGCGACACGTTCACGCGGTCCAGCCCCGCCTCGGCCAACGACCGTGCGCGCTTGTCGAGCCCCAGGCCGTTGGTCGTCAGCGACGTGCGCACGTGCGCGCCGTCGGCGGTGCGCAGCGCGTGCGTCCCCGCCACGATGCTCTCCAGGCCCCGGCGCAGGAGCGGCTCACCGCCGGTGAACCGGACCTCGCGGATGCCGAGGTGCTCGACGCCGATCCGCACCAGGCGCACCACCTCGGCGTCGGTCAGCACGGTGTCGTCGGGCGCCCAGGGCAGGCCCTCGGCGGGCATGCAGTACGTGCAGCGCAGGTTGCAGCGGTCCGTCAAGGACACTCGCAGGTCGGTCGCGACCCGGCCGTACCGGTCGACCAGACCCCCCTCGCGCGGCGCCCCGGCGCCCGCGGCGCTCACGGCTGCCATCCCGCGATGATACGGACGTGCGGCGCCGGCCCCGCGCACCGCCCGCGGCTGCGTCCACCACCGTGGGGGCAGCAGTAGGTTGGGCGCATGGTCGACGCCCCCGCCGGAGGAGTACTGCCCGTGCGCACCGTCCGGTCGGTCGACGAGCACGTCGCCGCCGTCATCGCGCTGGGCGGCCCGCTGCCCGCCGAACGCGTCGTGCTCGCCGCGGCCGCCGGGCGCGCGCTGGCCGCGGACGTGCGCAGCACGGTCGACCTGCCGCCGTGGGACAGCTCGGCGATGGACGGGTACGCCGTGCGCGTCGCCGACCTGGGGCCCGGGGCCGTGCTCGACGTGGTCGACGACGTGCCGGCGGGTGACACGCGCGCGGTCGAGGTGCCCGCCGGGGCGGTGGTCCGTGTCATGACCGGCGCGCCCGTGCCGGCCGGTGCCGACGCGGTGCTGCCCGTCGAGCTCACCGACGGTGGCACCGTGCGCGTCCGCGTGGACGACGTGGTCGCCGGGGGCGCGAACGTCCGGCGCCGCGGCGAGGACGTGCGCGCGGGCGACGTCGTGCTGCACGCGGGCGACGTCGTCGGCGCCGGGGCGGTCGGCCTGCTCGCGGCCACGGGGCACCCGGACGTCGAGGTGCACCGACGTCCGCGCGTCGCGGTGCTGTCGACCGGCTCGGAGCTCGTCGCACCCGGCGACCGGCTGCGCCACGGGCAGATCCACGAGTCCAACGGCCCGCAGCTCGCTGCCGCGGCCGAGGCAGCGGGCGCCGACGTGGTGGCCGTCGAGGTCGTGCGCGACGACGTCGACGGCGTACGGGCCGCACTGCACGCGCTCGCCGCGCGCGCGGACGTCGTCGTCACCACCGGCGGTGTGTCCGTGGGTGCGTACGACGTCGTCCGCGACGCGCTGCTCGCCGAGGGCGACGGGTACCTCGTGCACGTGCGCATGCAGCCGGGCAAGCCGCAGGCCGTCGGCGTGCTCGCCGACGGCACCCCCGTGCTCGGGCTGCCCGGCAACCCCGTGAGCTCGTTCGTGTCCTTCGAGATGTTCGTGCGCCCGCTGCTGCGCCGCATGCTCGGGGCTCGCCACGTGCACCGACGCAGGCTCACCGCCACGCTCGCGGACGACCTGCGCTCGCCCGCGGGGCGACGCCAGCTGCTG contains these protein-coding regions:
- a CDS encoding molybdenum cofactor biosynthesis protein MoaE, with protein sequence MTTDDSRLHAPARRVAAAHVTTDPVDVDALARAVADDAAGAVVTFAGVVRDHDRGRAVTALEYVAHPDASDVVARVVADVVAAHPVDAVACVHRVGALAVGDCALGVAVAAAHRHEAFAVAALLVDAVKEHLPVWKRQDLAAGGHEWVNSA
- the moaA gene encoding GTP 3',8-cyclase MoaA, with the translated sequence MAAVSAAGAGAPREGGLVDRYGRVATDLRVSLTDRCNLRCTYCMPAEGLPWAPDDTVLTDAEVVRLVRIGVEHLGIREVRFTGGEPLLRRGLESIVAGTHALRTADGAHVRTSLTTNGLGLDKRARSLAEAGLDRVNVSLDSLDPVRFATITRRDRLADVLAGLAAASATGLAPVKVNAVLVRGVNDDEAVPLLRWSLTHGYHLRFIEQMPLGPHGSWKRDDLVTAREILDALAAAFDLEAEPDGARGAAPAETWHVRGYPGATVGVIGSVTRPFCGACDRTRLTADGQVRSCLFAREEDDLRGLLRAGADDAAIAGAWRTAMWGKAAGHGIDDPAFLQPARTMSAIGG
- a CDS encoding TOBE domain-containing protein, which produces MPTYRVPEAAALLGVSDDTVRRWIEQGRLAAARDTSGRYHEVDGVSLAGLAQELSTEPAPGGAHRSTRNRLRGIVTRVVRDTVMAQVEMQAGPYRIVSLVSREAADELGLEPGVVAVASVKATDVAVEHVEHA
- a CDS encoding MoaD/ThiS family protein — its product is MTTTDGTTAGAVTVEVRYFAAAAEAAGCDTEQVHLVPGTTVGELLDALGARHGAGLADVAARCALLVDGVLHRDRTAALGEPGRVDVLPPFAGG
- the glp gene encoding gephyrin-like molybdotransferase Glp; its protein translation is MVDAPAGGVLPVRTVRSVDEHVAAVIALGGPLPAERVVLAAAAGRALAADVRSTVDLPPWDSSAMDGYAVRVADLGPGAVLDVVDDVPAGDTRAVEVPAGAVVRVMTGAPVPAGADAVLPVELTDGGTVRVRVDDVVAGGANVRRRGEDVRAGDVVLHAGDVVGAGAVGLLAATGHPDVEVHRRPRVAVLSTGSELVAPGDRLRHGQIHESNGPQLAAAAEAAGADVVAVEVVRDDVDGVRAALHALAARADVVVTTGGVSVGAYDVVRDALLAEGDGYLVHVRMQPGKPQAVGVLADGTPVLGLPGNPVSSFVSFEMFVRPLLRRMLGARHVHRRRLTATLADDLRSPAGRRQLLRARLDWSTGTPVAATVGGPGSHLLGALARAVALVDVPEDVTHVAAGSPVAVIDLREHW